A single region of the Leisingera thetidis genome encodes:
- a CDS encoding glycosyltransferase yields MKIAYVLNTYPQPSHSFIRRELQALERQGVEITRLAMRRSGAVLTDPGDQAEAARTEYVLQAGAGRLLAALMREAVAPVRFGRALKLALKLARASDKGILRHLVYLAEAAHVKQRCAAEGVQHMHAHFGTNSAAVAMLAHVLGAPGYSFTVHGPEEFDAPHALSLGEKINRARFAVAVSSFGRSQLSRWAAFGKWDSLKVVHCGIEPDRFANPAPLPEGPLRLAAIGRFVEQKGQMVLVRAMTRLVQEMPDLHLALIGDGEMRADLEAEIARRGLQKHITLTGWLPEDGVRAELARSHALVMPSFAEGLPMVVMEAMAAARPVIATFVAGTPELVMPGRTGWLVPAGDETALAEAVAALAQTPPDAVGTMGRTGRARVLQRHGSDVEAAKLAQHFRQAIDQ; encoded by the coding sequence TTGAAGATCGCCTATGTCCTGAACACCTATCCGCAGCCCTCGCACAGCTTCATCCGCCGCGAGCTGCAGGCGCTGGAGCGCCAGGGCGTGGAGATCACCCGCCTGGCGATGCGCCGGTCCGGGGCGGTCCTGACGGATCCGGGCGACCAGGCCGAGGCGGCCCGCACGGAATATGTGCTGCAGGCCGGGGCCGGGCGGCTGCTGGCGGCGCTGATGCGGGAAGCGGTGGCGCCGGTCCGCTTCGGGCGGGCGCTGAAGCTGGCGCTGAAACTGGCGCGGGCCTCGGACAAGGGTATCTTGCGGCACCTGGTCTATCTGGCCGAGGCCGCCCATGTGAAACAGCGCTGCGCGGCAGAAGGGGTGCAGCACATGCACGCGCATTTCGGCACCAACTCCGCCGCGGTGGCAATGCTGGCGCATGTTCTGGGGGCCCCGGGCTACAGTTTCACCGTGCACGGGCCGGAGGAATTCGACGCACCGCATGCCTTGTCGCTGGGGGAGAAGATCAACCGGGCCAGGTTTGCGGTGGCGGTCAGCAGCTTCGGCAGAAGCCAGCTCAGCCGCTGGGCCGCGTTTGGCAAGTGGGACAGCCTGAAAGTGGTGCATTGCGGCATCGAGCCAGACCGCTTTGCCAATCCCGCGCCGCTGCCGGAAGGGCCTTTGCGGCTGGCGGCGATCGGGCGCTTTGTCGAGCAGAAGGGCCAGATGGTTCTGGTGCGCGCCATGACGCGGCTGGTGCAGGAGATGCCGGATCTGCATCTGGCCTTGATCGGCGACGGGGAGATGCGTGCTGATCTGGAGGCGGAGATTGCCAGGCGCGGGCTGCAGAAGCATATCACATTGACCGGCTGGCTGCCGGAAGACGGCGTGCGGGCGGAACTGGCCCGCTCTCATGCGCTGGTGATGCCCTCCTTCGCCGAAGGCCTGCCGATGGTGGTGATGGAGGCAATGGCCGCCGCGCGTCCGGTGATTGCGACCTTTGTTGCGGGCACACCGGAACTAGTGATGCCGGGACGGACCGGATGGCTGGTGCCTGCCGGGGATGAAACGGCACTGGCAGAGGCGGTGGCGGCGCTTGCGCAAACACCGCCGGATGCTGTCGGGACCATGGGCCGGACCGGCCGCGCCCGGGTTCTGCAGCGGCACGGCAGTGACGTTGAAGCGGCCAAGCTTGCACAGCATTTCCGCCAGGCCATCGACCAATAG
- a CDS encoding oligosaccharide flippase family protein codes for MQRVASLFAGQGMMARVLRSASWLMIGYGGSQALRLASNLILTRILFPEAFGLMALVTVVTVGLSLFSDVGIGPSIAQNRRGDDPEFLNTAWTIQVIRGFGLWGMTALLAWPAARFYGAPELLVYLPVAGAGLAIAGFNPTRIETAHRHLLAGRVTVLDLGGQVIGLAAMITLALATQSVIALVLGGVIQAAAKLLLCHCGLPGAANRFRWEKAAASELIHFGKWIFLSTAFWFLTSQGDRAILGKFVSLEVLGIYNIGYFLASFPMLLGHAVNQRLMIPVYRDKPAREAPENLRRQRQLRGGLTAAILGMLLAMAWAGPWLVQLLYDERYVQAGPMIVLIALALAPAVITMTYDQAALAAGDSRGFFVFSAARACLQTALFLGGVVWFGLAGGIAALGLAMLAAYPVLVRLARRHHVWDPLHDAGFALLAVAAGGAALNWHWDGITAMAAALSAP; via the coding sequence ATGCAGCGGGTTGCCTCATTATTTGCCGGCCAGGGGATGATGGCGCGGGTGCTGCGTTCGGCCTCCTGGCTGATGATCGGCTATGGCGGCAGCCAGGCCCTGCGGCTGGCTTCCAACCTGATCCTGACCCGCATCCTGTTTCCCGAAGCCTTTGGCCTGATGGCGCTGGTTACCGTGGTGACGGTGGGGCTGTCGCTGTTCTCGGATGTGGGCATCGGGCCGTCGATTGCCCAGAACAGGCGGGGGGACGATCCGGAGTTCCTCAACACCGCCTGGACCATCCAGGTGATCCGCGGCTTTGGCCTGTGGGGCATGACGGCGCTGCTGGCCTGGCCTGCGGCGCGGTTTTATGGCGCGCCGGAGCTGCTGGTCTACCTGCCTGTTGCCGGCGCCGGGCTGGCGATTGCCGGCTTCAACCCGACACGGATCGAGACCGCGCACCGGCACCTGCTGGCGGGCCGGGTCACGGTGCTGGATCTGGGGGGGCAGGTTATCGGGCTGGCGGCGATGATCACGCTGGCGCTGGCGACGCAATCGGTGATTGCGCTGGTTCTGGGCGGGGTGATCCAGGCAGCGGCCAAGCTGCTGCTCTGCCACTGCGGGCTGCCGGGCGCGGCCAACCGGTTCCGCTGGGAGAAAGCCGCCGCCAGCGAGCTCATTCATTTCGGCAAGTGGATTTTCCTGTCGACCGCCTTCTGGTTCCTGACCTCGCAAGGGGACCGGGCGATCCTGGGGAAATTCGTCTCCCTTGAAGTGCTGGGCATCTACAATATCGGCTATTTCCTGGCGAGCTTTCCGATGCTGCTGGGCCATGCGGTGAACCAGCGGCTGATGATCCCGGTCTACCGGGACAAGCCCGCGCGGGAAGCGCCGGAAAACCTGCGGCGGCAGCGGCAGCTGCGCGGCGGTCTGACGGCGGCGATCCTGGGAATGCTGCTGGCGATGGCCTGGGCCGGTCCTTGGCTGGTGCAACTGCTGTACGATGAGCGCTATGTGCAGGCCGGGCCGATGATCGTGCTGATTGCGCTGGCTCTGGCGCCGGCGGTGATCACCATGACCTATGACCAGGCGGCATTGGCGGCGGGCGACAGCCGCGGCTTTTTTGTCTTCTCGGCGGCACGGGCCTGCCTGCAGACGGCGCTGTTCCTGGGCGGCGTGGTGTGGTTCGGGCTGGCGGGCGGCATTGCGGCACTGGGGCTGGCGATGCTGGCCGCCTACCCGGTGCTGGTGCGGCTGGCGCGCCGGCATCATGTCTGGGATCCGCTGCACGATGCGGGTTTTGCGCTGCTGGCCGTTGCGGCAGGCGGCGCGGCGCTGAACTGGCACTGGGACGGGATCACGGCAATGGCGGCGGCGTTGAGTGCACCCTGA
- a CDS encoding glycosyltransferase family 2 protein, which produces MTPRVSVLIPAHNEARYIAECLRAVFASAPLPAGVTAEVLVLANGCSDGTASLARASEPPPGWPLRVLEQPEGGKLRALTAGDAAARGEILIYLDADVRVSPALIPQLAEALAGKAPRYASGRPQVAPARSAVTRAYARLWMRLPFFTRGVPGFGVFAMNRAGRQRWGSWPDIIADDTFARLNFTPEERVQVAAEYSWPMVEGARNLVRVRRRQNAGVAEVAAKFPQLLRNDDKLPPAKRTVLSLLLADPAGFLAYALVALAVKSPLFASRSRWTRGR; this is translated from the coding sequence ATGACCCCGCGCGTCTCGGTACTGATCCCGGCCCACAACGAGGCCAGGTACATTGCGGAGTGTCTCCGGGCGGTCTTCGCGTCGGCGCCGCTGCCCGCAGGCGTGACTGCTGAGGTTCTGGTGCTGGCCAACGGCTGTTCGGACGGGACAGCTTCGCTGGCCCGGGCATCCGAGCCGCCGCCCGGCTGGCCGCTGCGGGTGCTGGAGCAACCGGAGGGCGGCAAACTGCGGGCGCTGACTGCAGGCGATGCCGCCGCCCGGGGAGAGATCCTGATCTATCTGGACGCCGATGTGCGGGTCTCGCCCGCGCTGATCCCGCAGCTGGCCGAGGCCCTGGCGGGGAAGGCGCCGCGCTATGCCAGCGGCCGCCCGCAGGTGGCGCCCGCCCGCAGCGCGGTGACCCGCGCCTATGCCAGGCTCTGGATGCGGCTGCCGTTCTTCACCCGCGGCGTGCCCGGGTTCGGCGTCTTCGCCATGAACCGCGCCGGGCGGCAGCGCTGGGGAAGCTGGCCGGATATTATCGCTGATGACACCTTTGCCCGGCTGAATTTCACTCCGGAGGAGCGGGTGCAAGTGGCAGCGGAATACAGCTGGCCGATGGTGGAAGGAGCCCGCAACCTGGTGCGGGTGCGGCGGCGGCAGAATGCCGGGGTGGCGGAAGTCGCCGCCAAGTTCCCTCAGCTGCTGAGAAATGACGACAAGCTGCCGCCGGCCAAACGGACGGTTCTGAGCCTGCTGCTGGCGGATCCAGCCGGGTTTCTTGCCTATGCCCTGGTTGCCCTGGCGGTCAAATCCCCGCTCTTTGCCTCCCGGTCCCGCTGGACCCGCGGCCGCTGA